Proteins encoded by one window of Collimonas fungivorans:
- a CDS encoding SDR family oxidoreductase, which yields MSLQDLTPHPINSAGVDADPPPVQGASIARWQRAMQLNVNGSILCSKHVVDAMERAGGGAIVNVLSLCDMTGRQQTSADFAAKAAMRKEGDLTQTLIDIKQSRQTEDIGLSSNVAAAVLYLVSKTGRFITGSELVIDAGYSWR from the coding sequence ATGTCATTGCAAGACTTGACCCCGCATCCCATCAACAGCGCCGGCGTCGATGCCGATCCACCGCCTGTCCAAGGAGCATCGATTGCGCGATGGCAGCGTGCTATGCAGCTCAACGTCAACGGCAGCATTTTGTGTAGCAAGCACGTTGTCGACGCCATGGAAAGGGCGGGTGGCGGAGCGATCGTCAATGTATTGTCGTTGTGCGACATGACAGGCCGCCAGCAAACCTCTGCGGATTTTGCAGCGAAGGCGGCTATGCGCAAGGAGGGCGATTTGACGCAGACCTTAATTGACATAAAACAGAGTCGTCAAACTGAAGATATCGGGTTAAGCAGCAATGTGGCTGCCGCTGTTCTATATCTAGTGTCGAAAACAGGGCGTTTTATTACTGGCAGCGAACTGGTAATTGATGCTGGCTACAGTTGGCGATGA
- a CDS encoding helix-turn-helix domain-containing protein, which translates to MKILSIRFGERIRELRKERALSQEGFADLCGFDRTYISGIERGVRNPSLSAIEALAIALNVTVAELFSGL; encoded by the coding sequence GTGAAAATTTTATCCATACGCTTCGGTGAACGCATAAGAGAATTGAGGAAAGAGCGGGCTCTTTCTCAAGAGGGATTTGCCGACCTGTGTGGTTTTGACCGCACATACATCAGTGGAATTGAGAGAGGGGTGCGCAATCCCTCTCTGTCTGCGATTGAAGCTTTGGCTATCGCATTGAATGTCACAGTGGCTGAGCTTTTTAGCGGACTTTAG
- a CDS encoding SymE family type I addiction module toxin, which translates to MAKEFLVTNIRTRPTESAASASDCSEAISKFATNIQNRLTVSFYQEDDPEIFWIRLHGAGLKRAGFAPHSSLRVRIMSGCLMITSE; encoded by the coding sequence ATGGCAAAGGAGTTCCTTGTGACAAACATCCGTACACGACCTACAGAATCCGCGGCATCTGCTTCAGACTGTTCCGAAGCGATCAGCAAATTCGCCACGAATATTCAGAATCGACTCACCGTGTCCTTTTATCAGGAGGATGACCCCGAAATCTTCTGGATACGACTGCATGGTGCGGGACTCAAACGAGCCGGTTTTGCGCCTCATTCATCGTTGCGCGTCAGAATTATGAGCGGCTGTCTTATGATTACCAGCGAATAA
- a CDS encoding type II toxin-antitoxin system YhaV family toxin — MNSESIKYAYESSDDACRVFRITLKSGHPPDDWNQLLAEVRAQNIVCRTSR, encoded by the coding sequence ATGAACAGCGAAAGCATCAAGTACGCCTATGAGAGCAGCGACGATGCCTGCCGAGTCTTCCGCATAACGTTGAAGAGCGGCCATCCTCCGGACGACTGGAATCAGCTACTGGCCGAGGTGCGCGCCCAAAACATCGTCTGCAGGACATCGCGGTAG
- a CDS encoding CPBP family intramembrane glutamic endopeptidase produces the protein MRSTLRTTTSPLEAFSIAMICFGLAIYSSIQSVSAGFNSGVFTDANLYSIIVMELILGVIAFLVLYIRGFAISTLYPAPSLVGVAVGIATYVATLVAVWVFTAPFVSSQGAQPIDSMVSHASVSLSTVVLVALINGAYEEIFLLGFLLRGLRSYGLSIAMGVSLLVRVLYHLYQGPLGAISILAFGLVLSLNYVRTGSLFSAVFAHILADIIPFL, from the coding sequence ATGCGTTCCACGCTGCGCACGACTACAAGCCCGCTCGAGGCTTTTTCAATTGCGATGATCTGCTTCGGCTTGGCAATTTACTCTTCAATTCAGTCGGTATCCGCAGGTTTCAACAGCGGCGTATTTACAGATGCAAATCTGTATTCCATCATCGTCATGGAACTGATCCTCGGAGTCATTGCGTTTCTGGTCCTGTACATCCGAGGATTCGCAATCTCTACGCTCTATCCGGCGCCGTCCCTCGTCGGGGTTGCGGTTGGGATCGCTACTTATGTGGCGACATTGGTAGCCGTGTGGGTGTTTACCGCACCATTCGTATCTAGCCAAGGAGCTCAGCCTATCGATAGCATGGTGTCGCATGCATCTGTTTCCTTATCGACCGTTGTCCTAGTGGCGTTGATAAACGGCGCGTACGAGGAAATATTTTTACTCGGCTTCCTCCTGCGCGGATTGAGAAGCTATGGTCTTTCAATTGCGATGGGGGTGTCGCTACTAGTGCGAGTGCTTTATCACCTTTATCAAGGACCACTTGGAGCAATCTCAATCTTGGCCTTTGGCCTAGTGCTGAGCCTCAATTACGTCAGAACGGGTTCGTTATTTTCGGCCGTGTTTGCACACATTCTGGCGGACATCATTCCATTCTTATGA
- a CDS encoding HNH endonuclease, whose amino-acid sequence MAFELEKLYSRRRDIHEKFGGQQQGGISTPASAPYIFLFTSEAGEQHGYHDGYDENGLFIYTGEGQVGPMQFLRGNRAIRDHINDGKELLLFASTKKSGIYRFKGTFVCAGCDDEKIGPDTEGNPRRLIQFHLTPSSVVAAHLQDESSEIVVTENISLDEMRKRAYAAVENKVCTAPVVSKKNLYKRSEDVKAYVLARAKGICESCGKAAPFLNKGGKSYLEAHHIRQLSDDGLDIPSWMAAICPNCHREIHHGQDGAMKNQILQAQIKNFENSQFVDVAAQ is encoded by the coding sequence GTGGCATTCGAACTCGAAAAACTCTATAGCCGTCGCAGGGATATCCACGAAAAGTTCGGTGGACAGCAGCAAGGCGGAATCTCCACGCCGGCGAGCGCACCTTATATCTTTCTGTTTACGAGCGAAGCTGGCGAACAGCACGGCTACCATGACGGCTACGACGAGAACGGCTTGTTCATCTACACAGGTGAAGGCCAGGTTGGCCCCATGCAGTTCCTCAGGGGAAATCGTGCGATCCGCGACCATATCAACGATGGGAAAGAATTACTCCTCTTTGCCTCCACAAAGAAAAGTGGAATCTACCGATTTAAAGGAACGTTTGTGTGCGCAGGATGCGACGACGAAAAGATCGGACCAGATACAGAAGGCAATCCGAGGAGATTAATACAATTTCACTTGACGCCTTCGTCAGTGGTAGCCGCACATCTCCAGGATGAATCAAGTGAAATCGTAGTCACCGAAAATATCAGCCTGGACGAGATGAGAAAGCGTGCTTACGCCGCCGTTGAAAACAAAGTATGCACTGCACCTGTGGTTTCAAAAAAGAACTTATACAAGCGTAGCGAAGACGTTAAAGCCTATGTTTTAGCCCGTGCCAAAGGTATTTGCGAATCATGCGGGAAGGCGGCACCATTCTTAAATAAAGGCGGGAAGTCGTATTTGGAAGCACATCACATTCGCCAATTATCAGATGATGGATTAGACATTCCTTCTTGGATGGCAGCAATCTGTCCAAACTGCCATCGCGAGATTCATCACGGGCAAGATGGTGCAATGAAAAATCAGATCCTACAGGCTCAAATCAAGAACTTTGAAAATTCGCAGTTTGTTGATGTAGCCGCTCAATAG
- the abiEi gene encoding type IV toxin-antitoxin system AbiEi family antitoxin: MKKIELIRKLSELDRRGVYVLARRDIEKLFPDEGEKAMEKSLQRMVADGLLQRVAKGLYLNPAATSKNRWIAEEIARALRPGCLSYVSLESILSEYGAISQIPINRMTVMTTGKSGVVDTPYGMIEFTHTKRGAAQIIKRTLQAKGRPLRIATRQAAVRDLLRVGRNANMIDRSELEDELQGENA, from the coding sequence ATGAAGAAAATCGAATTGATCCGCAAGCTCTCGGAGCTCGATAGGCGCGGGGTGTATGTCCTGGCCCGACGCGACATCGAGAAGCTCTTCCCTGACGAGGGCGAGAAGGCGATGGAGAAGTCCTTGCAGCGGATGGTCGCCGACGGCCTCCTGCAACGAGTGGCCAAGGGGCTCTATCTGAACCCGGCCGCGACGAGCAAGAACCGCTGGATCGCCGAGGAGATCGCCAGGGCGCTGCGCCCTGGATGCCTCTCCTACGTCAGCTTGGAGTCGATCCTGTCCGAGTATGGGGCAATCTCGCAGATTCCAATCAACCGGATGACGGTGATGACGACCGGCAAGAGTGGCGTGGTCGACACCCCCTACGGAATGATCGAGTTCACGCACACCAAGCGGGGAGCTGCGCAGATCATCAAGCGCACGCTGCAGGCCAAGGGCCGGCCGCTTCGGATCGCCACTAGGCAGGCGGCGGTCCGGGATCTCTTGCGCGTGGGGCGCAACGCCAACATGATCGATCGCAGCGAGCTCGAGGACGAATTACAAGGAGAAAACGCATGA
- a CDS encoding nucleotidyl transferase AbiEii/AbiGii toxin family protein — MSEDQQDFNALVDLAMANPGLSAMRPVVEKELLHYEIFQALDAEGLLKGLVFQGGTSLRLCRGSDRFSEDLDFAGGKDFSADSMQKIKECVEKRIGERFGLKVTVNNKPAKAGDDGIKHVRVDKWWVSIETSPENPAMPRQKIKLEIANIPAHTRELLPLRANYDFLAGMPTVLVNAESLDEIMADKVLAFPTSLLDNQGQPVGPDSAKIRHRDIWDLAWMATRGAKLVPDLVLSKIEDYGVVDYLGLLEAAIKQIPQIVKSPEFTAQMTRFVASSTVAKTLATDGYADYLATSVGGLFIQMRTALFKSGYEL; from the coding sequence ATGAGCGAAGACCAGCAGGATTTCAACGCGCTTGTCGACCTGGCCATGGCCAACCCGGGGCTGTCGGCGATGCGGCCGGTGGTGGAGAAGGAGCTGCTGCACTACGAGATTTTCCAAGCGCTCGATGCCGAGGGATTGCTCAAAGGGCTGGTGTTCCAGGGCGGCACCTCGCTGCGGCTGTGCCGCGGATCGGATCGGTTCAGCGAGGACCTCGATTTCGCTGGCGGCAAGGACTTCTCGGCCGACAGCATGCAGAAGATCAAGGAGTGCGTGGAGAAGCGCATTGGCGAGCGCTTCGGCCTGAAAGTGACGGTCAACAATAAGCCGGCCAAGGCCGGCGACGACGGGATCAAGCATGTCCGCGTCGACAAGTGGTGGGTCTCGATCGAGACCTCACCGGAAAATCCCGCGATGCCGAGACAGAAGATCAAGCTGGAGATCGCGAACATTCCTGCCCACACCCGCGAGCTGCTGCCGCTTCGGGCCAACTACGACTTCCTGGCCGGCATGCCCACGGTGCTGGTCAACGCCGAATCACTCGACGAGATCATGGCCGACAAGGTGCTGGCGTTTCCAACCTCGCTTCTGGACAACCAAGGTCAACCGGTGGGACCTGACTCGGCCAAGATCCGCCACCGCGACATCTGGGATCTAGCCTGGATGGCAACGCGCGGCGCCAAGCTAGTCCCGGACCTGGTGCTCTCCAAGATCGAGGACTACGGTGTGGTGGACTACCTCGGGCTGTTGGAGGCCGCGATCAAGCAGATTCCACAGATCGTCAAGAGCCCTGAGTTCACGGCGCAGATGACACGCTTCGTCGCTTCGTCGACGGTCGCCAAGACGCTGGCCACCGACGGCTACGCCGACTACTTGGCGACGTCGGTCGGAGGCTTATTCATCCAGATGCGGACTGCGCTTTTCAAGAGTGGCTATGAACTTTGA
- a CDS encoding type II toxin-antitoxin system PrlF family antitoxin: protein MTATLEVESILTDRYQTTVPETVRRALRLNKWDKIHYTIRPGGEVVLSRVEAAGEEDPVLGQFLGFLARDIASHPERLQAVDANFVQRIRSLVGSVEVDLDAALPADDE, encoded by the coding sequence ATGACTGCCACCCTTGAAGTCGAATCGATCCTGACCGATCGCTACCAGACAACGGTGCCGGAAACCGTTCGCCGCGCCCTGAGGCTGAACAAGTGGGACAAGATTCACTACACGATCCGCCCCGGCGGTGAGGTCGTACTCTCCCGCGTGGAAGCGGCCGGGGAAGAGGACCCGGTGCTCGGGCAGTTCCTGGGCTTTCTGGCCCGCGACATTGCCAGCCATCCGGAACGACTCCAAGCCGTCGACGCCAATTTCGTGCAACGCATTCGGTCGCTGGTCGGCAGTGTTGAAGTCGATCTGGATGCCGCCTTGCCGGCAGATGATGAATGA
- a CDS encoding helix-turn-helix domain-containing protein produces the protein MDFSLSLPSEICTELGARARARRVQMNISVEELAQRIGVSDQTVSNFERTGKCTLATFVRILESLNATPDLNDVLVPETRSIEEMRAKSAAVSRQRAYRKARSTP, from the coding sequence ATGGATTTCTCTCTATCACTTCCAAGTGAGATTTGCACCGAGCTAGGCGCCCGCGCCAGAGCGCGCCGCGTGCAGATGAACATCAGCGTCGAGGAACTGGCGCAACGCATAGGCGTGTCTGACCAGACCGTCAGTAACTTCGAACGTACCGGAAAATGCACGTTAGCCACTTTTGTGCGCATACTTGAATCGCTCAATGCGACGCCGGACCTGAACGACGTCCTTGTTCCAGAGACCCGCAGCATAGAAGAAATGCGCGCAAAATCTGCGGCGGTCTCTCGCCAGCGCGCTTACCGCAAAGCGAGGAGCACGCCATGA
- a CDS encoding type II toxin-antitoxin system HipA family toxin: MKELKVMYQARGESHWLGTLADDGRDVLFQYAPDALGRGFEPSPLRLPLRPNAYPDKQTDYLQLLRVPGLVYDSLPDSWGFRLMNRRLAATGIDADKVSILDRLAYLGQNTMGALTYEPASESLVDSKDLVLIDLAKEIQILLTDDSHEVLDELARAGGSPGGARPKAVVSYNPDNGQMSTRVGQVADGQPWLIKFPAKEDQSDSCALEELYARMARRCGLGMGATQFFELPDGATAFGTKRFDREQGQRVHTHSLAGMLHVNFQIPSLGYGEFMRATRRLTRDARELKKSLQRCIFNVLMNNRDDHAKNLAFLLNAHQEWELAPPFDLTYCPGYQGEHFMDVAGEGKNPTRAHVLKVAQTGGLNDKDAEDLIDEMLDLITDAVLKTAASELPILKKTMAAVVKDIDANRMKLR, encoded by the coding sequence ATGAAAGAGCTCAAGGTGATGTACCAGGCGCGTGGCGAATCGCATTGGCTGGGCACGCTGGCCGATGACGGCCGCGACGTCTTGTTCCAATACGCACCAGATGCGCTTGGGCGTGGTTTCGAACCGTCCCCGCTGCGCTTGCCCTTGCGTCCCAACGCGTATCCAGACAAGCAAACCGATTACCTGCAGCTATTGCGCGTACCCGGGCTGGTCTATGACTCTTTGCCAGACAGCTGGGGTTTTCGCCTGATGAATCGCCGACTGGCGGCCACGGGTATCGATGCAGATAAGGTTTCCATCCTGGACCGCCTGGCCTACCTGGGCCAAAACACCATGGGTGCGCTGACCTATGAGCCCGCCAGCGAGAGCCTGGTCGACAGCAAGGATCTGGTGCTGATCGACCTGGCAAAAGAAATACAAATTCTGCTGACCGATGACAGCCATGAGGTGCTGGATGAACTGGCCAGGGCTGGAGGATCGCCCGGGGGCGCAAGGCCAAAAGCCGTGGTCAGCTACAACCCGGATAATGGGCAGATGAGTACCCGGGTGGGACAGGTAGCTGACGGCCAGCCTTGGCTGATTAAATTTCCGGCAAAGGAAGACCAGAGCGACAGCTGTGCGTTGGAAGAACTGTATGCGCGCATGGCGCGTCGATGCGGGCTGGGCATGGGGGCGACACAATTTTTTGAATTACCAGATGGCGCCACCGCATTTGGCACTAAGCGCTTTGACCGCGAACAAGGTCAGCGTGTCCATACGCACTCACTGGCAGGAATGCTGCACGTGAATTTTCAGATCCCGTCGCTAGGTTACGGAGAATTCATGCGCGCCACACGTCGCCTCACCCGCGACGCCAGGGAACTGAAAAAATCCCTGCAACGCTGCATCTTCAATGTGCTGATGAACAACCGGGACGACCACGCCAAGAATCTGGCATTTCTGCTGAATGCACACCAGGAGTGGGAACTGGCCCCGCCGTTTGACCTGACCTATTGCCCTGGCTACCAGGGCGAACACTTTATGGACGTGGCCGGCGAAGGCAAAAACCCGACACGCGCACATGTGCTGAAGGTAGCGCAGACCGGTGGGTTGAACGATAAAGATGCCGAAGACCTCATTGACGAGATGCTGGATCTGATTACCGATGCGGTTCTCAAAACTGCTGCGAGCGAGTTGCCTATCTTGAAAAAAACCATGGCTGCAGTGGTCAAGGACATCGATGCCAACCGCATGAAGCTTCGATAA
- a CDS encoding plasmid pRiA4b ORF-3 family protein — MSLSTNYYSLRLELTRIEPLIWRRLLVPVTITLPKLHRAIQGAMGWTNSHLHLFHIGDELYGEPDPYGEMLLIDQKGIKLSSVLAGSVREFVYEYDFGDGWIHRVVVENLQEAHPAWSGSLCVGGQRACPPENVGGIYGYGEFVGAIADSKHEQHVDMLRWVGGAFDPEGFDINSANLRIRRLKG, encoded by the coding sequence ATGAGCTTATCCACAAATTACTATAGTTTGCGTCTCGAACTGACGCGCATCGAACCTTTGATCTGGCGCCGTTTGCTCGTGCCAGTCACGATCACCTTGCCTAAACTTCATCGTGCCATTCAGGGCGCCATGGGCTGGACCAATTCGCATTTGCATCTATTTCATATAGGCGATGAACTGTACGGTGAACCTGATCCGTATGGCGAGATGCTTCTGATCGACCAGAAGGGAATCAAGCTATCGTCCGTGCTTGCCGGGAGCGTGCGTGAATTCGTCTACGAATACGATTTTGGCGATGGCTGGATACATCGGGTAGTGGTGGAGAATCTGCAAGAGGCGCATCCTGCGTGGAGTGGCTCGCTTTGCGTGGGCGGTCAACGGGCATGCCCGCCGGAGAACGTCGGAGGAATCTACGGCTACGGTGAATTCGTCGGCGCCATCGCCGATTCCAAACATGAACAGCATGTCGATATGTTGCGCTGGGTCGGCGGTGCATTTGATCCGGAAGGATTCGATATTAACTCCGCAAACTTACGTATCCGTCGACTGAAGGGGTAG
- a CDS encoding pentapeptide repeat-containing protein, which translates to MSTLQSSTQSTFTLECHSNMLFETERFESRLTKPASWEDCVFRYCNFADIDSEGGSIDSIFVGCTFENCEWYWGIFNLAILVQVKFKGCTFRGTAFSGSKFVECEFIDCEFTKDNLNGDCSFDDVAWYKCKQNNCKGLEGEFRNKH; encoded by the coding sequence ATGTCAACATTGCAAAGCAGCACTCAATCCACTTTTACACTTGAATGCCACTCCAATATGCTGTTTGAGACCGAAAGATTTGAATCCCGTTTAACAAAACCCGCCAGTTGGGAAGATTGTGTCTTTCGCTACTGCAACTTCGCTGACATAGACAGCGAGGGCGGCAGCATAGACTCGATTTTTGTCGGCTGCACATTTGAAAATTGCGAATGGTATTGGGGGATCTTTAACCTGGCCATCCTTGTGCAGGTGAAGTTCAAGGGTTGCACATTTCGCGGCACTGCATTCTCGGGGTCCAAATTTGTCGAATGTGAATTCATAGATTGTGAATTTACAAAAGATAATTTAAATGGCGACTGTTCCTTTGATGATGTAGCTTGGTACAAATGCAAGCAAAATAATTGCAAGGGACTTGAAGGCGAGTTCCGGAACAAGCACTAA